In Natrinema versiforme, the following are encoded in one genomic region:
- a CDS encoding TRAP transporter small permease has translation MEIDQSLDLKRDRLFDKIVLYSATALFTITIILTTLQVFIRLLNLPTFGFLHWTEPAARFVLIVATYLGAAVAVRNNEHIAIRFLLDRLTNWKPWLGYLVQVVGKLIIIGFLWIALEGTVITTVEDWTTSIGGIGFVTSGHLYLGIGIGIGVMLIYAVIDFVGLARELLAMRTEGTDSGQFEEGIADE, from the coding sequence ATGGAAATCGACCAATCGCTTGACCTGAAGCGCGACCGGCTTTTCGATAAGATTGTCCTGTACAGCGCGACGGCGCTGTTTACGATCACAATCATTTTGACCACACTGCAGGTCTTCATTCGGCTGTTGAATCTCCCCACGTTCGGCTTCCTTCACTGGACCGAACCGGCGGCGCGGTTCGTGCTCATCGTCGCGACCTATCTGGGTGCCGCCGTCGCCGTCCGGAACAACGAACACATCGCGATCCGGTTCCTGCTCGACCGGCTCACGAACTGGAAGCCATGGCTCGGCTACCTGGTTCAGGTGGTCGGGAAACTGATCATTATCGGCTTTCTCTGGATCGCACTGGAGGGAACGGTCATCACGACCGTCGAGGATTGGACGACGTCGATCGGCGGGATCGGCTTCGTCACGTCCGGCCACCTCTACCTCGGTATCGGTATCGGGATTGGAGTGATGCTGATCTACGCAGTGATCGATTTCGTGGGCCTGGCCCGCGAACTCCTCGCGA